A DNA window from Streptomyces bacillaris contains the following coding sequences:
- a CDS encoding XRE family transcriptional regulator → MSQGEVLNAALRSAIEDAKLTPRKLATRIGVVPKTVERWLADAELLPHARNRVDACRALKVDEDMIWPKAVQERVKTGHDRELAHAYPYRSACPSTVWGELIAGASTDIFFAGYTNYFVWLEQPAFIETLRRKIASGCRVRFLLGDPDGEVTRQREVIEDVALSVGTRIRISLEHLGRLGPLDGLETRFTSPEDAVNHVSLSVFRFDQDALVTPHLARLVGHDSPLLHLRRQGDSGMFDRFAEHAEELWGRGVPQTP, encoded by the coding sequence ATGTCGCAGGGGGAAGTCTTGAACGCCGCTCTACGATCAGCTATAGAAGACGCCAAGCTCACGCCCCGGAAGCTTGCCACCCGCATCGGTGTGGTACCCAAGACGGTGGAACGGTGGCTGGCCGACGCCGAGCTTTTACCTCATGCAAGAAACCGCGTCGACGCGTGCCGGGCGCTGAAGGTGGATGAAGACATGATCTGGCCCAAGGCTGTTCAGGAGCGGGTGAAGACCGGCCACGACCGCGAGTTGGCCCACGCCTACCCCTACCGGTCCGCCTGCCCGTCGACCGTGTGGGGTGAACTGATCGCAGGGGCCTCCACGGACATCTTCTTCGCCGGCTACACGAACTACTTCGTCTGGCTGGAGCAGCCCGCGTTCATCGAGACGCTGCGCCGCAAGATCGCGTCGGGGTGCCGGGTGCGTTTCCTGCTGGGCGATCCTGACGGAGAAGTGACCCGACAGCGTGAGGTCATCGAAGACGTCGCCCTGAGTGTCGGCACGCGCATCCGGATCAGCCTGGAGCACCTGGGACGCCTCGGCCCCCTGGACGGCCTGGAGACGCGCTTCACCAGCCCGGAGGACGCCGTGAACCACGTGTCCCTCTCCGTGTTCAGATTCGATCAGGATGCGCTCGTGACTCCCCACCTGGCGCGGCTCGTCGGCCATGACTCGCCCCTGCTGCACCTGCGTCGCCAGGGTGACAGCGGAATGTTCGACCGGTTCGCGGAGCACGCCGAGGAGCTGTGGGGCCGGGGCGTACCGCAGACGCCGTGA
- a CDS encoding RrF2 family transcriptional regulator: MRLTRFTDVALRVLMRLAVAEGTDPPTTREVADTMQVPYTHTAKVVARLQHLGLLDARRGRGGGLTLTTAGHSASIGALVRELEGTDDVVECEGSTPCPLRSACRLRGALRQAQDAFYATLDPITVTDLVAAPTGPLLLGIGSGPPRD, from the coding sequence ATGCGGCTGACCAGATTCACCGATGTGGCGCTCCGCGTGCTCATGCGGCTGGCGGTCGCGGAGGGCACGGACCCGCCGACCACCCGCGAGGTGGCGGACACCATGCAGGTGCCGTACACCCACACGGCCAAGGTCGTCGCCCGCCTCCAGCACCTGGGCCTGCTCGACGCCCGGCGCGGCCGGGGCGGCGGACTCACCCTCACCACGGCCGGCCACTCGGCCTCGATCGGCGCTCTCGTACGGGAACTGGAGGGCACGGACGACGTCGTGGAGTGCGAGGGTTCCACACCCTGCCCGCTGCGCTCCGCCTGCCGGCTGCGGGGCGCCCTGCGTCAGGCGCAGGACGCGTTCTACGCCACGCTCGACCCGATCACCGTCACCGATCTCGTCGCCGCCCCGACGGGCCCGTTGCTGCTCGGCATCGGCAGCGGCCCGCCACGGGACTGA
- a CDS encoding globin domain-containing protein yields the protein MLSDRSTATVRATLPAVGAAIGDIADLFYKKLFTAHPELLRDLFNRGNQASGDQRKALAGSIAAFATALVEHPGTRPDVMLNRIAHKHASLGVTPEQYEVVHTHLFAAIADVLGDAVTPEVAAAWDEVYWLMANALISMEARLYAQQGVVAGDVWREWEVAARIEETEDVTTFRLRPADGGDSPAFRPGQYVSVQVELADGARQIRQYSLSSSPGSRLRSITVKRVRGEETPEGEVSRHLHEHTRSGDRLRVSVPYGDLVLDHLDAPLLLASAGIGCTPMLSMLEYLAEEGHDRPVTVVHGDRSPADHALRAHHTRLTEKLPEAEPHFWYESPEAGHPAHRTGLVDLNGITVLPGTHAYLCGPLPFMRTIRTQLLDAGVRPADIHYEVFGPDLWLASA from the coding sequence ATGCTCTCCGACCGGTCCACCGCCACCGTCCGTGCCACCCTCCCCGCCGTCGGCGCGGCCATCGGCGACATCGCCGACCTCTTCTACAAGAAGCTGTTCACCGCCCACCCCGAGCTGCTGCGCGACCTGTTCAACCGGGGCAACCAGGCCTCCGGCGACCAGCGCAAAGCCCTGGCGGGCTCGATCGCGGCGTTCGCGACCGCGCTGGTCGAGCACCCGGGCACCCGGCCCGACGTGATGCTGAACCGGATCGCGCACAAGCACGCCTCCCTGGGGGTGACCCCGGAGCAGTACGAGGTCGTCCACACCCACCTCTTCGCCGCGATCGCCGACGTCCTGGGCGACGCGGTCACCCCCGAGGTCGCCGCGGCCTGGGACGAGGTCTACTGGCTGATGGCGAACGCCCTCATCTCCATGGAGGCGCGGCTCTACGCCCAGCAGGGGGTGGTCGCGGGCGATGTGTGGCGGGAGTGGGAGGTCGCCGCCCGGATCGAGGAGACCGAGGACGTCACCACCTTCCGCCTCCGCCCGGCGGACGGCGGTGACTCGCCCGCCTTCCGGCCCGGCCAGTACGTCTCCGTACAGGTCGAACTGGCCGACGGCGCCCGGCAGATACGCCAGTACAGCCTCTCCTCCTCCCCGGGCTCCCGGCTGCGCTCCATCACGGTCAAGCGGGTGCGCGGCGAGGAGACCCCCGAGGGCGAGGTCTCCCGCCACCTCCACGAGCACACCCGCTCGGGCGACCGGCTGCGCGTCTCCGTCCCCTACGGGGACCTGGTCCTCGACCACCTGGACGCGCCCCTCCTGCTGGCCTCGGCCGGAATCGGCTGCACGCCCATGCTGTCGATGCTGGAGTACCTGGCCGAGGAGGGCCACGACCGCCCCGTCACCGTCGTGCACGGCGACCGCTCCCCCGCCGACCACGCCCTGCGCGCCCACCACACCCGGCTGACGGAGAAGCTCCCGGAGGCCGAGCCGCACTTCTGGTACGAGTCCCCGGAAGCCGGCCACCCGGCCCACCGCACCGGCCTCGTCGACCTGAACGGCATCACCGTCCTCCCCGGCACCCACGCCTACCTCTGCGGCCCGCTCCCCTTCATGCGCACGATCCGCACCCAACTGCTGGACGCCGGGGTCCGCCCCGCCGACATCCACTACGAGGTCTTCGGCCCCGACCTCTGGCTGGCGAGCGCCTGA
- a CDS encoding IS701 family transposase codes for MRAGELAVVRGRLEEFASEVFAPLVRRDQRQKGALYLRGLLLEGRRKSMQPMAERLGVDHQQLQQFMTSSTWPVEDVRTRLAWRAVAAVRPQAWVVDDTGFPKDGVFSPGVARQYSGTLGKVGNCQIGVSIHAASDTASCPLSWRLFLPTAWDEPEAEARRRACRIPETERHRPKWQLALAMLDDLAATGLRPAVLVADAGYGANADFRRGLDERGHAWVLQVKGEMTAHGQDAVPHTPDYGGLGPRPLPRYRIRPAALREHVLAAGRSSGRAVTWRMGSKAAMNAHFVLLRVRLAGRRPKPAADGTIPLVWLIAQWPEGEAEPVKYWISNLPADIPTKDLVRLAKARWRIEHDYRELKTALGLDHFEGRSFTGWHRHVTLVTAAHLFLTEQRSCPKVPARA; via the coding sequence ATGAGGGCTGGGGAGCTTGCCGTGGTGCGGGGTCGGTTGGAGGAGTTCGCTTCGGAGGTGTTCGCGCCGTTGGTGCGGCGGGACCAGCGGCAGAAGGGTGCTCTGTATCTGCGGGGCCTGCTGCTGGAGGGTCGGAGGAAGTCGATGCAGCCGATGGCGGAACGGCTCGGGGTCGATCACCAACAGTTGCAGCAGTTCATGACGTCCTCGACCTGGCCGGTCGAGGACGTCCGGACCCGTCTGGCGTGGCGGGCGGTGGCAGCGGTGCGACCGCAGGCGTGGGTGGTGGACGACACCGGCTTCCCGAAGGACGGTGTCTTCTCGCCGGGCGTGGCCCGGCAGTACTCCGGCACTCTGGGCAAGGTCGGCAACTGCCAGATCGGTGTCAGCATCCACGCTGCCTCCGACACGGCTTCATGTCCCTTGTCCTGGCGGCTGTTCCTGCCCACCGCCTGGGACGAGCCCGAAGCCGAGGCCCGTCGGCGGGCCTGCCGGATTCCCGAGACCGAGCGCCACCGCCCCAAGTGGCAACTGGCGCTGGCCATGCTCGACGACCTCGCCGCCACCGGTCTGCGGCCCGCGGTCCTCGTCGCGGACGCCGGCTACGGCGCGAACGCCGACTTCCGCCGCGGTCTGGACGAACGCGGTCATGCCTGGGTGCTCCAGGTGAAGGGCGAGATGACCGCGCACGGTCAGGACGCGGTGCCGCATACGCCCGACTACGGCGGTCTCGGCCCCCGTCCGCTTCCCCGCTACCGCATCCGCCCGGCAGCCCTGCGCGAGCATGTGCTGGCTGCTGGACGCAGCAGCGGCCGGGCTGTGACCTGGCGCATGGGCTCGAAGGCCGCGATGAACGCGCACTTCGTACTCCTGCGGGTCCGTCTCGCCGGGCGCCGCCCGAAACCGGCAGCTGACGGCACGATCCCTCTGGTCTGGTTGATCGCGCAATGGCCCGAAGGCGAGGCGGAACCGGTGAAGTACTGGATCTCGAACCTGCCCGCCGACATCCCGACGAAGGATCTGGTCCGGCTGGCGAAGGCCCGGTGGCGGATCGAGCACGACTACCGCGAGCTGAAGACAGCTCTGGGCCTGGACCACTTCGAGGGCCGCTCGTTCACCGGCTGGCACCGCCACGTCACCCTCGTCACCGCCGCCCACCTCTTCCTGACCGAGCAGCGGTCATGCCCAAAAGTCCCTGCCAGGGCCTGA
- a CDS encoding SUKH-4 family immunity protein, with product MNDSEVASLLAGCARCPYPGVWQDSPFTERMVDGEGYAAVAVDPGLSALVLRRDDGSLWGLPEGGVPHLVNSSVEAFVAFNRAYEEAATEAEAYEGPDDDLDEDGDLAMQAADALTEALLERFEMLDAEAVADENSFWHVAAEELGYGMNV from the coding sequence ATGAACGATTCTGAAGTCGCCTCGCTCTTGGCCGGATGCGCTCGGTGCCCCTACCCCGGGGTGTGGCAGGACTCCCCTTTTACGGAACGCATGGTCGACGGTGAGGGGTATGCCGCGGTCGCGGTCGACCCAGGGCTGAGCGCGCTCGTTCTGCGGCGTGATGACGGCTCGCTGTGGGGTCTGCCGGAGGGCGGTGTTCCTCACCTGGTGAACTCCAGCGTCGAGGCGTTCGTCGCTTTCAACCGTGCTTACGAGGAGGCCGCTACTGAGGCCGAAGCCTACGAGGGGCCAGATGATGATCTGGACGAGGACGGGGACTTGGCCATGCAGGCCGCGGACGCGCTCACGGAAGCGTTGCTGGAGCGATTCGAGATGCTTGACGCCGAGGCCGTTGCCGACGAGAACTCCTTCTGGCACGTCGCGGCTGAGGAGCTTGGCTACGGCATGAACGTGTGA
- a CDS encoding 1-aminocyclopropane-1-carboxylate deaminase/D-cysteine desulfhydrase, whose protein sequence is MSPPVDLARALQPRVPSPLQEVRDDRFERCGATLLLKRDDLIHPELPGNKWRKLALNLEAAAGRAVLTFGGAYSNHLRATAAAGRLLGFPTIGVVRGDELAHRPLNPSLARCAADGMRLHFVDRTTYRAKGSPEVLAGLLELFGDVEVIPEGGSNALAAQGCTALGREVRGLTDVAAVACGTGGTLAGLAAGLESGQRALGVPVLRGGFLGEAVAALQRDAFGGEAGRWSLDERFTFGGYARTTPELDAFAADFEDRHGLSVERVYVAKLLFALVTLAQEGAFAPGTRVAAVITGTPDVPAGPSA, encoded by the coding sequence GTGAGCCCGCCCGTAGACCTCGCCCGTGCACTTCAGCCCCGGGTGCCGTCCCCCCTGCAGGAGGTCCGGGACGACCGCTTCGAGCGGTGCGGGGCCACGCTGCTGCTCAAGCGGGACGACCTGATCCACCCCGAGCTGCCGGGGAACAAGTGGCGCAAGCTCGCGCTCAACCTGGAGGCGGCCGCCGGACGGGCCGTGCTGACGTTCGGCGGTGCCTACTCCAACCATCTCCGGGCCACCGCGGCGGCCGGGCGGCTGCTGGGCTTCCCCACCATCGGTGTCGTACGGGGCGACGAGCTGGCGCACCGGCCGCTGAACCCGTCCCTGGCCCGGTGCGCGGCCGACGGGATGCGGCTGCACTTCGTGGACCGGACGACGTACCGGGCGAAGGGGTCGCCCGAGGTCCTGGCGGGGCTGCTGGAGCTGTTCGGGGACGTCGAGGTGATCCCGGAGGGCGGCAGCAACGCCCTGGCCGCACAGGGCTGTACGGCGCTGGGCCGCGAGGTGCGCGGGCTCACCGATGTGGCGGCCGTGGCCTGTGGGACCGGCGGCACCCTGGCGGGGCTCGCGGCCGGGCTGGAGAGCGGGCAGCGGGCGCTGGGCGTACCGGTGCTGCGCGGCGGCTTCCTGGGCGAAGCCGTGGCCGCCCTCCAGCGGGACGCGTTCGGCGGGGAGGCCGGCCGCTGGTCGCTGGACGAGCGCTTCACCTTCGGCGGCTACGCCCGTACGACTCCGGAACTGGACGCCTTCGCCGCCGACTTCGAGGACCGGCACGGGCTGTCCGTGGAGCGGGTCTACGTCGCCAAGCTGCTCTTCGCGCTGGTGACCCTCGCCCAGGAGGGCGCCTTCGCGCCGGGCACCCGGGTGGCCGCC